In Pseudothermotoga hypogea DSM 11164 = NBRC 106472, the following are encoded in one genomic region:
- a CDS encoding acyltransferase has protein sequence MYISQSAKIGSNVTLGHNVVIEDNVVIGDNVTIGHNVVIRKDTIISEGCVIGDNTVLGKEPFKASISATTEKKELAPLVLGKYVTIGASCVIYRGAILKDHVFVGDLASIREDVTIGEYTVIGRGVTVENKTTIGKYVKIETEAYITALSTIEDYCFIAPEVTFTNDNFLGRTEERKKYFKGPTIRKGARIGANATILPGIEIGEDALIGAGAVVTRNVPARKIYVGIPAKELKDVPTEQLLENQVYYKG, from the coding sequence ATGTACATCTCTCAAAGCGCAAAGATCGGTTCCAACGTAACTTTAGGCCACAATGTGGTCATCGAAGACAACGTGGTGATAGGTGACAATGTCACCATAGGTCACAACGTGGTAATAAGGAAAGACACGATCATAAGTGAGGGATGCGTGATCGGTGACAACACCGTTTTGGGTAAAGAACCCTTCAAAGCAAGCATTTCAGCAACCACAGAGAAGAAAGAATTAGCCCCTCTCGTTCTTGGAAAATACGTCACAATAGGCGCCAGCTGTGTCATATACCGCGGTGCGATTTTAAAGGATCACGTCTTCGTGGGAGATCTGGCGAGCATAAGAGAGGACGTGACAATTGGCGAGTACACAGTTATAGGAAGGGGCGTCACCGTGGAGAACAAAACGACCATAGGCAAATACGTGAAGATCGAAACCGAGGCTTACATCACGGCTCTGTCGACGATAGAAGATTATTGTTTCATCGCACCAGAGGTCACGTTCACCAACGACAATTTTTTGGGTAGAACGGAGGAAAGGAAGAAGTACTTCAAAGGTCCTACGATCAGAAAAGGTGCCAGGATAGGTGCGAACGCGACCATCTTACCAGGCATAGAGATTGGTGAAGACGCGTTGATAGGCGCCGGTGCGGTGGTCACGAGGAACGTGCCTGCAAGAAAGATCTACGTTGGAATTCCTGCAAAGGAGTTGAAAGATGTGCCAACTGAGCAATTGTTGGAGAACCAAGTTTATTACAAAGGTTGA
- the rmuC gene encoding DNA recombination protein RmuC yields the protein MLGLFLLGILIGVFVGYYMGILKLRGERKSFEESIKNLREQINYLVSQQGALSSSLGTLSGLSSLVSELKARYEETKEAEKRLSAERDKRLEEFIENMRKMFEEVSNRTIKLDEEKEKRITELLEQMRRFSGEQRAAMERFLLQQGQSREEIEKKRDAELKDMRRIVEEFVKTVSGTKTRGQIGEMLLSEALSESIKVGTVVKNLSVGSMVVEFAWNLNDGKYIPIDSKLPALSDLVAQFESTQDQEIREQRKKEIVQKIRREIDNVRKYQNQPNTIDSCIMVVPSAVIDIAPELIAEGKKQNVFLCTYRDIFAVAHYLEARHMTMKQDEIGRYKQLIQSLLNLLEQVDQKTHSLDRALKQITNANNEIKSLVSQAFSVANVKTESNEGMDQGV from the coding sequence GTGCTCGGCTTGTTCCTGCTTGGAATTCTCATCGGTGTTTTCGTTGGTTATTACATGGGGATTTTAAAGTTACGCGGTGAGCGAAAGAGCTTCGAAGAATCGATCAAGAATTTGAGGGAACAGATCAACTATCTCGTTTCCCAACAAGGCGCTCTATCTTCTTCACTTGGAACTCTGAGTGGACTGTCGAGCTTGGTGAGTGAACTCAAAGCGAGGTACGAGGAGACGAAGGAAGCAGAGAAGAGATTGAGTGCGGAGAGAGATAAGAGACTTGAAGAGTTCATTGAGAACATGAGAAAGATGTTCGAAGAAGTTTCCAACAGAACCATAAAGCTTGACGAGGAGAAAGAAAAGCGAATCACCGAACTACTCGAGCAAATGAGGCGCTTTTCCGGTGAACAACGAGCCGCGATGGAGAGATTTCTTTTGCAACAGGGTCAATCACGGGAAGAGATCGAGAAGAAAAGAGACGCGGAACTCAAGGACATGAGGAGGATCGTAGAAGAATTTGTGAAAACCGTCTCTGGGACCAAGACGAGAGGCCAAATCGGTGAGATGCTTCTGAGTGAGGCTCTAAGTGAGTCAATCAAGGTTGGTACCGTCGTGAAAAACCTTTCTGTTGGTTCGATGGTTGTCGAGTTCGCTTGGAACCTGAATGATGGCAAATACATCCCGATAGATTCAAAGTTGCCGGCCCTTTCGGATTTGGTAGCACAATTTGAGAGCACACAAGATCAGGAAATTCGAGAACAGAGGAAGAAAGAGATCGTTCAGAAAATAAGGCGCGAGATAGATAACGTGAGAAAGTATCAAAATCAACCAAATACCATTGATAGTTGCATCATGGTGGTACCCTCAGCCGTGATAGATATAGCACCAGAGTTGATTGCAGAAGGAAAAAAGCAAAACGTGTTCCTCTGCACATACAGAGACATCTTCGCGGTCGCGCACTATCTGGAAGCGAGACACATGACGATGAAACAAGACGAAATCGGAAGATACAAACAGTTGATCCAAAGTCTTTTGAACCTTCTCGAGCAGGTGGATCAGAAGACCCATTCTCTGGACAGGGCGTTGAAACAGATAACCAACGCGAACAACGAGATCAAGTCCTTGGTTTCACAAGCATTTTCAGTTGCAAATGTGAAGACAGAAAGCAATGAAGGTATGGACCAAGGCGTATGA
- a CDS encoding cytochrome b5-like heme/steroid binding domain-containing protein: protein MKNILVLLLLSLLVAIVFPLNLAQFNVKEFKGQYPLISLSRLLETDEFVSVEGIVYRISASKRFLTRDEVDPKLLNESNLVGILAIDIDELSTFTGKEKQALVAANGIVYDVTPSRHWPAGNHKNRHKAGEELTHELVRNSPHGVGKIANVKPFGVLVFTIEQLAKFNGKNRAKSYIAFQGVVYDLSHLRPAPNYPFGTEATSELLKIPNYADTLSKSYAIGLLVFDEKNLAKFDGQQNVEAFIKVGNIVYDVTEVPDWREKLHLEPDAVAGKDYTSQFECELEETCGHDHPDSDVLKEFKIVGFELVK from the coding sequence ATGAAAAACATCTTAGTCCTTCTTTTGTTGTCCCTGCTGGTGGCGATCGTCTTTCCACTGAACCTCGCTCAATTCAACGTCAAAGAGTTCAAAGGTCAGTATCCTTTGATAAGTCTGAGTAGACTTCTTGAAACGGACGAATTCGTGTCGGTGGAAGGCATCGTCTACAGAATAAGTGCTTCGAAGAGATTCCTCACCAGGGACGAGGTTGATCCGAAGCTCCTAAACGAGTCCAACTTGGTTGGAATCTTAGCCATAGACATAGACGAACTCAGCACTTTCACTGGAAAGGAAAAACAAGCGCTCGTTGCGGCGAACGGGATAGTCTACGATGTCACACCATCCAGACACTGGCCTGCTGGTAATCACAAGAACAGACACAAAGCCGGCGAAGAACTGACTCACGAACTGGTGAGGAATTCTCCACACGGTGTTGGGAAAATCGCCAACGTCAAACCGTTCGGAGTTTTGGTCTTCACAATTGAGCAACTTGCCAAGTTCAACGGTAAGAATCGTGCAAAGTCTTACATCGCCTTCCAAGGTGTTGTTTACGATCTGAGCCACCTAAGGCCTGCTCCGAACTATCCATTCGGAACCGAGGCGACTTCTGAACTTCTGAAAATCCCAAACTATGCAGACACACTCTCGAAGTCCTACGCTATAGGACTTTTGGTATTCGATGAAAAAAACCTTGCCAAGTTCGATGGTCAGCAAAATGTGGAAGCGTTCATAAAAGTCGGGAACATTGTCTACGACGTCACAGAAGTTCCGGACTGGAGGGAAAAGTTACACCTCGAACCGGACGCGGTCGCTGGAAAGGATTACACTTCCCAATTCGAGTGCGAGCTGGAAGAAACTTGCGGTCACGATCATCCTGACTCAGATGTGCTCAAAGAGTTCAAGATCGTCGGCTTTGAGCTGGTGAAATGA
- a CDS encoding ABC transporter ATP-binding protein produces the protein MGSVKLKALRGVDLELNENEIVSVVGESGCGKTTLLRVLARLYEPTAGKILLFGEELPRRLNRKEELKFRKLVQMVFQDPFASLNPTKRISHILERPLKIHRIENEEQILKNVLEDVELIPPESFLEKFPHELSGGQRQRIVFARAIITKPKIILADEPTSMLDVSIKSGILNLMLKLKEEHGISFLHVTHDLAAAKYISNRIVVMYAGLIVEEGDAKEIVNRPMHPYTMLLREAAPDPDRGSSTTLVDVGEPPSLIDPPLGCPFEPRCKYAKAECKEPVQLREVDGRKVRCVLY, from the coding sequence ATTGGGAGTGTCAAGCTCAAAGCTTTACGCGGTGTCGATCTTGAACTGAACGAAAACGAGATTGTCTCGGTGGTCGGCGAGAGCGGCTGTGGGAAAACGACGCTGCTGAGAGTTTTGGCAAGATTGTATGAACCAACAGCAGGAAAGATTTTGCTCTTTGGCGAGGAGTTGCCAAGACGACTCAATCGGAAAGAAGAACTCAAGTTCAGAAAACTCGTGCAGATGGTGTTTCAAGATCCGTTCGCCTCACTCAATCCGACAAAGAGGATATCTCACATACTGGAGAGACCTCTGAAGATTCACAGAATAGAGAACGAAGAACAGATCCTGAAAAATGTTCTCGAAGACGTCGAACTCATCCCACCTGAGAGCTTCTTGGAAAAGTTTCCACACGAACTCTCTGGTGGCCAGAGACAGCGCATCGTTTTCGCGAGGGCGATCATAACGAAACCAAAGATAATTTTGGCGGACGAACCCACATCAATGCTGGATGTTTCGATAAAGTCAGGTATTTTGAACTTGATGCTCAAGCTGAAAGAGGAACACGGAATATCCTTCCTGCACGTCACACACGATCTGGCGGCGGCGAAGTACATCTCAAACAGAATTGTCGTCATGTACGCCGGATTGATCGTCGAAGAGGGAGACGCTAAAGAGATCGTCAACAGACCCATGCATCCTTACACGATGTTGCTCAGAGAGGCCGCACCAGATCCGGACCGAGGTTCGTCCACGACCTTGGTGGACGTCGGTGAACCTCCAAGCTTGATCGATCCCCCTTTAGGTTGTCCCTTCGAACCGAGATGCAAGTACGCAAAAGCAGAGTGCAAAGAGCCGGTCCAGCTAAGAGAAGTGGATGGAAGAAAGGTTAGGTGTGTTTTGTATTGA
- a CDS encoding RNA-guided endonuclease InsQ/TnpB family protein produces the protein MSRYIVRTYKVPVPRELYPLCSELNRLAGRIYNKTMSLVKKVKSKKGFWLSPGATQKYILRWSSTINIHTHSKQAIVQQYFQALNSYFTAVKTNPQLKPPHKKKRFMPFIWKDTAIKLSPEGVLRLSMGSSQEPILIQTTLPAGTTIRQVRLVYEAEKYYLHLAIEVKNEHKKKQSVEVMSVDLGILRPITCFDGSEVISYHGGILNSLIRYRNKKLADFQRTLSKCKKGSKRYRKLLKAKQRMLKRTKHQITDILHKITSNFLKMCLQKGYGTIVIGDITNIRERVEGNDNFNQKVHQWCFRKMVDMITYKAQLLGIEVKLASEEYTSQVCPVCGSKNHAVGRNYECKSCGFRYHRDGVGAINIWQRYLGKKSQVVAGLAPVRGVRFKPHLCGHGVSNAPWKAA, from the coding sequence ATGTCAAGATATATAGTCAGAACTTACAAAGTGCCTGTTCCGAGAGAATTGTATCCTCTGTGTTCTGAGCTGAACAGGCTCGCTGGTCGAATCTACAACAAAACCATGTCGCTGGTCAAGAAAGTAAAAAGCAAGAAAGGTTTCTGGCTTTCACCAGGAGCAACACAAAAATATATCCTGCGTTGGAGTAGCACTATCAATATCCATACCCATTCCAAACAGGCTATAGTTCAGCAATACTTTCAGGCGCTTAACAGTTACTTTACTGCAGTCAAGACAAACCCACAGTTGAAACCACCACATAAGAAGAAAAGGTTTATGCCGTTCATCTGGAAAGATACTGCTATAAAACTTTCACCAGAAGGGGTTCTGAGACTTTCAATGGGTAGTAGTCAGGAGCCAATTTTGATACAAACGACACTGCCAGCCGGTACAACAATTAGGCAAGTAAGACTTGTGTATGAGGCTGAGAAATATTATCTTCACCTTGCAATAGAGGTGAAGAATGAGCATAAGAAGAAACAGTCTGTTGAAGTTATGTCTGTAGACCTTGGCATACTTCGTCCAATAACTTGCTTTGATGGCTCTGAAGTGATTTCGTATCACGGTGGTATTCTCAACAGTCTAATCAGATATCGCAACAAGAAGTTGGCAGACTTTCAGCGAACGTTAAGCAAATGCAAGAAAGGTTCCAAGAGGTATAGAAAACTGTTGAAAGCAAAGCAGCGAATGCTGAAACGAACAAAACATCAAATAACGGACATACTGCACAAGATAACCAGCAACTTTCTTAAGATGTGTTTACAGAAAGGGTATGGGACTATTGTAATTGGTGATATCACAAATATTCGAGAGCGTGTAGAAGGGAACGATAACTTTAATCAAAAAGTTCATCAGTGGTGTTTCAGAAAGATGGTGGACATGATAACCTACAAAGCACAGCTACTGGGAATTGAAGTGAAACTTGCTTCGGAAGAATATACGAGTCAGGTCTGTCCTGTATGTGGTAGCAAGAATCATGCGGTTGGTCGCAACTATGAATGTAAAAGTTGTGGATTTAGGTATCACAGGGACGGAGTAGGAGCGATAAACATCTGGCAGAGGTATCTTGGGAAGAAGTCCCAAGTAGTAGCGGGATTGGCACCCGTCAGAGGTGTAAGGTTCAAACCACACCTCTGTGGCCATGGAGTATCAAATGCTCCGTGGAAGGCAGCCTAA
- a CDS encoding NAD(P)/FAD-dependent oxidoreductase, translating into MRVAIVGAGPAGITAAVFLKRYDFDVTVFEKEEIGGLIRNAWRIENLPIISPCSGEELAEVLKARLLESNATLVFEEVVSVDRNLLKTKLGTFEFDKIIVASGTVPRRIEEFEVDENVVYEFRKLPKRLRTLAIYGAGDVAFDGALKAREFGVDVHIFNRSNTIKALPRLVSLARNSGIVYHEQEPIIAVERSCNGLRIWTEKGSYDFEGLLICIGRIPNVSFIRTSLEGLEVVGDARGGFRQIAIAMGQAIEVCMKIVEERCLS; encoded by the coding sequence ATGCGCGTTGCGATCGTTGGTGCCGGACCGGCAGGTATAACAGCAGCCGTCTTCTTGAAGAGATACGATTTTGATGTGACCGTCTTCGAAAAGGAAGAGATCGGGGGACTCATCAGAAACGCTTGGAGAATCGAGAATTTACCCATTATTTCGCCCTGTAGTGGAGAAGAGCTGGCCGAGGTTTTGAAGGCGAGACTGCTGGAGTCCAACGCGACGTTAGTCTTCGAAGAGGTTGTGTCCGTGGACAGAAACTTATTGAAGACCAAACTTGGAACCTTCGAGTTCGACAAGATAATAGTGGCGAGTGGAACGGTCCCGAGGAGAATCGAGGAGTTCGAGGTTGATGAAAACGTCGTCTACGAGTTCAGAAAATTGCCAAAGCGATTGAGAACCTTGGCGATTTACGGTGCTGGCGATGTGGCCTTCGATGGTGCGTTAAAGGCCAGAGAATTTGGCGTAGATGTGCATATTTTTAACAGATCCAACACTATAAAGGCTTTGCCAAGGCTCGTCAGTTTGGCAAGAAACAGTGGAATCGTTTACCATGAGCAGGAACCAATAATTGCAGTGGAACGTTCTTGTAACGGTCTGAGAATTTGGACGGAAAAGGGTTCCTACGACTTTGAAGGGTTGCTCATATGCATTGGTAGAATCCCAAACGTTTCTTTTATAAGGACGTCCTTAGAGGGGTTGGAAGTGGTTGGAGATGCGCGTGGTGGATTCAGACAAATTGCCATTGCCATGGGTCAGGCGATCGAAGTTTGTATGAAGATCGTCGAAGAGAGGTGTTTGTCGTGA
- a CDS encoding cysteine hydrolase family protein: protein MYFERERTKHPLVLSKPALLLIDLQKYFCQREGKAYLPGVERILPTAQKLLKAFVEKDLPVIMTIHRGNSPSMMRWWNNVVEDEQSEPSLDCAGTILLYKDSYDAFYMTDLEETLRKRRVEQIIIGGVMTHLCVETTARSGFVRGFDVIIVEDVCWDKDDWYHFAALKNLAHGFSVITNSNELLCALRSLVPDRQV, encoded by the coding sequence GTGTACTTCGAAAGGGAAAGGACCAAGCATCCGCTCGTACTGAGTAAACCCGCTTTGCTCCTTATAGACCTTCAGAAGTATTTCTGCCAAAGGGAGGGCAAGGCTTATCTTCCGGGGGTTGAGAGAATACTTCCCACGGCACAAAAGTTGCTGAAAGCGTTCGTTGAGAAGGATTTGCCAGTGATCATGACCATCCACAGGGGGAACAGCCCGTCCATGATGAGATGGTGGAACAACGTTGTTGAAGACGAGCAGTCGGAACCAAGTCTGGACTGCGCAGGTACGATCCTTTTGTACAAAGATTCTTACGATGCCTTCTACATGACGGACTTGGAAGAAACGCTCAGAAAGAGAAGAGTGGAACAAATCATCATAGGAGGAGTCATGACACATTTGTGTGTTGAGACAACGGCGAGGAGTGGATTCGTCAGGGGGTTTGACGTGATCATCGTTGAAGATGTGTGCTGGGACAAAGATGACTGGTATCATTTCGCGGCACTGAAGAACTTGGCACACGGTTTCAGCGTGATCACGAATTCCAATGAACTGCTATGCGCGTTGCGATCGTTGGTGCCGGACCGGCAGGTATAA
- the rny gene encoding ribonuclease Y, whose protein sequence is MVIALACAVAGLLLGYLIAKSSIERSYRKAQKDAESIIKKAEQEVAELRRKAIVEAREEAHRLREEMESELRKKEQEIRAIEERLLKREEMLSRREEIVEKKETHLESLRSQLEAAKKRIEQREKELDEKFTELAGMTVEEARKIVLEEARNRYEHDLALMFKQIKERYEEEAEKEAKRIIATAVQRYAPEYIGEITVSTVSLPNDEMKGRIIGREGRNIRAFEKITGVDLVIDDTPEVVVLSSFNPIRREIARITLEKLVADGRIHPARIEEMYEKAKQEVEKSIKESGQEAALKVGVTGIHPELIKLLGKLKYRTSYGQNVLAHSIEVAQLAALMAEELGLDAEKAKRGGLLHDIGKALDHEVEGSHTEIGAEIVKRYGEPDYVVNAIMSHHGEAEPSYPESVLVAAADALSAARPGARREDLENYIRRLVKMEKIAMSFKNVEKAYAIQAGREVRVIVEPDKVDDAEADKMAYEIAKKIEEEMEYPGVLKVVVIREKRSVAYAK, encoded by the coding sequence ATAGTCATCGCATTGGCCTGTGCTGTAGCAGGCTTGCTGTTAGGATATTTGATCGCAAAATCGAGCATAGAGAGATCCTACAGAAAGGCACAGAAAGACGCTGAAAGCATCATCAAAAAAGCGGAACAAGAGGTTGCGGAGTTGAGGAGAAAGGCGATAGTTGAGGCGAGAGAGGAAGCGCACAGACTCAGAGAAGAGATGGAGTCGGAGCTCCGCAAGAAAGAGCAGGAGATCAGAGCCATCGAGGAAAGACTTCTGAAGAGAGAAGAAATGCTTTCAAGGAGAGAAGAGATCGTAGAAAAGAAGGAAACTCACCTAGAATCCCTGAGGTCCCAGCTCGAAGCGGCGAAGAAGAGGATCGAACAAAGGGAGAAGGAACTCGATGAGAAATTCACGGAACTGGCAGGCATGACCGTGGAAGAAGCGAGAAAGATAGTGCTGGAGGAAGCACGTAACCGCTACGAACACGATCTGGCGTTGATGTTCAAGCAGATCAAGGAACGGTACGAAGAAGAGGCTGAGAAGGAAGCAAAGAGGATCATCGCAACAGCCGTGCAGCGTTACGCACCAGAATACATCGGAGAGATCACCGTTTCAACGGTCAGCTTACCCAACGATGAAATGAAAGGAAGGATCATAGGTCGAGAGGGAAGAAACATAAGGGCGTTCGAAAAGATCACCGGCGTTGATCTTGTGATTGACGATACACCAGAGGTCGTGGTACTTTCGAGTTTTAATCCGATTCGCAGGGAAATAGCCCGCATCACGCTGGAAAAATTGGTCGCGGACGGAAGGATACATCCTGCGAGAATAGAAGAAATGTACGAAAAGGCCAAACAGGAAGTTGAAAAGTCGATCAAAGAGTCTGGGCAAGAAGCTGCGCTGAAGGTGGGCGTGACAGGAATTCATCCGGAATTGATCAAACTGCTCGGCAAGCTCAAGTACAGGACGAGCTATGGACAGAACGTGCTGGCCCACTCGATAGAGGTGGCTCAGCTTGCCGCGTTGATGGCCGAGGAGCTCGGCTTGGATGCGGAGAAGGCAAAGCGCGGAGGCTTGTTGCACGATATAGGCAAGGCTTTGGATCACGAGGTCGAAGGTTCACACACGGAGATCGGAGCCGAGATAGTCAAGCGTTACGGTGAACCAGATTACGTGGTGAATGCGATCATGAGTCATCATGGAGAAGCCGAGCCCTCCTATCCAGAATCGGTTCTCGTGGCCGCCGCAGATGCTCTGTCTGCTGCAAGACCCGGTGCGAGACGTGAAGATCTTGAGAACTACATCAGAAGATTGGTGAAGATGGAAAAGATCGCCATGAGTTTCAAAAACGTGGAAAAGGCCTACGCAATACAGGCGGGTAGAGAAGTGAGAGTCATCGTCGAACCAGACAAGGTGGACGACGCCGAAGCGGACAAGATGGCTTACGAGATCGCAAAGAAAATAGAGGAAGAGATGGAGTATCCAGGAGTTCTCAAGGTGGTTGTGATAAGAGAGAAGAGGTCCGTTGCTTACGCAAAATGA
- a CDS encoding regulatory protein RecX, translated as MQLNEAIKYAKRLLKFRLRSRAELRDRLLMKGFDAETVEAALESLERSGFLDDEKFAYLYADDMLTVHGYGPLKIKMKLKQLKVDEEVIERVLERVMKEEDVKQIMRRILEKEKLEGPKAREYLFRRGFTAKEIDLLKEGGAEM; from the coding sequence ATGCAGCTGAATGAGGCGATCAAGTACGCAAAAAGGCTCTTGAAGTTCAGACTGAGGTCCAGAGCGGAACTGAGAGACAGACTTTTGATGAAAGGCTTTGATGCGGAAACGGTCGAAGCAGCCTTGGAAAGTCTCGAGAGAAGTGGCTTTCTCGACGATGAGAAGTTTGCCTATCTCTACGCGGACGACATGTTGACTGTTCATGGCTATGGACCTCTCAAGATAAAGATGAAACTGAAACAGCTCAAGGTGGACGAGGAAGTAATCGAAAGAGTTTTGGAGAGAGTTATGAAGGAAGAGGATGTGAAACAGATAATGAGGAGGATCCTGGAGAAAGAAAAACTTGAAGGCCCCAAGGCGAGAGAATACCTATTTCGTCGCGGTTTTACCGCAAAAGAAATAGATCTGCTCAAAGAAGGAGGTGCTGAGATGTGA
- the recA gene encoding recombinase RecA yields the protein MNEKEQKEKLEVLEKAIKKIESSYGKGSIMILGEEAQVTPVEVISTGSLALDIATGVGGYPRGRIIEIFGPESSGKTTLALHAIAEAQRAGGVAAIIDAEHALDPLYAKALGIDLKRLLISQPDYGEQALEIVDELVRSNAVDLIVVDSVAALVPRTEIEGSMGDMQVGLQARLMSQALRKIAGSVSKSKTVVIFTNQIRMKIGVMFANPETTTGGLALKFYATMRIEVRRTDTIKDATEPVGITVTAKIVKNKVAPPFKKAELDIIFGKGIVRENELFNLGVAEELIQKKGSWFFYVADDGKEYTLGQGKSNAVLFLAQNPQIATEMERKIREKYNLPMGEKNAAE from the coding sequence ATGAATGAGAAGGAGCAAAAGGAAAAACTCGAGGTTCTTGAAAAGGCTATCAAGAAGATCGAGAGCAGTTATGGAAAAGGTTCGATCATGATTCTTGGAGAAGAGGCGCAGGTCACACCGGTGGAAGTCATTTCGACAGGTTCACTCGCTCTGGACATAGCCACAGGCGTCGGTGGATATCCCAGAGGAAGGATCATAGAGATCTTTGGCCCGGAATCCAGTGGAAAAACTACTCTCGCACTGCACGCGATAGCTGAGGCGCAGAGAGCAGGTGGTGTGGCAGCGATAATCGATGCGGAGCACGCTCTGGATCCTCTGTACGCGAAGGCGCTTGGAATCGATCTGAAGCGTCTGCTGATCTCGCAACCGGACTACGGCGAGCAAGCTCTGGAAATCGTGGACGAACTGGTTAGAAGCAACGCGGTCGATCTCATCGTCGTTGATTCCGTCGCTGCCCTGGTTCCCCGCACGGAGATCGAGGGAAGCATGGGGGACATGCAGGTAGGTCTTCAGGCGCGCCTGATGTCCCAGGCACTGAGGAAGATCGCCGGTAGCGTGAGCAAATCCAAGACTGTAGTTATCTTCACTAACCAGATCAGGATGAAGATCGGTGTGATGTTCGCCAACCCCGAGACAACAACAGGTGGTCTGGCTCTGAAGTTTTATGCGACGATGAGAATCGAGGTCAGAAGGACGGACACGATAAAGGATGCAACCGAACCGGTTGGCATAACGGTCACGGCGAAGATTGTCAAGAACAAGGTCGCCCCACCTTTCAAGAAGGCTGAACTGGACATCATATTCGGCAAGGGAATCGTGAGAGAAAACGAGTTGTTCAATCTCGGTGTGGCCGAAGAACTGATCCAGAAGAAGGGTAGCTGGTTCTTCTACGTCGCCGACGATGGTAAAGAGTACACGCTTGGGCAGGGCAAGAGCAATGCTGTGTTATTCCTCGCACAGAATCCTCAAATAGCTACGGAGATGGAGAGGAAAATAAGAGAAAAGTACAACTTGCCGATGGGTGAAAAGAATGCAGCTGAATGA
- the thpR gene encoding RNA 2',3'-cyclic phosphodiesterase: MRTFIAIDVNDTVRDVSQQVIEKLMRRGFKANWVSRENVHLTLFFLGEVDPKRVAEAVQHISHRIRGFPSFSFVVEKVGYFARNNQPRVIWLGVRANQLLHRLYDETKAELAKHSFSFEERFSPHITIGRIKDFPAAWQHLIEDITYDPITVAVDRIVVYSSTLTPKGSIYRKVYECLFEGGLIEHE; encoded by the coding sequence GTGAGAACCTTCATTGCGATCGATGTCAACGACACGGTGAGAGACGTATCACAACAGGTGATCGAGAAACTCATGAGGAGGGGATTCAAGGCGAACTGGGTCAGCAGGGAGAACGTGCACCTGACTTTGTTCTTCCTTGGTGAGGTTGATCCGAAGAGGGTTGCCGAGGCTGTTCAGCACATCTCCCACAGGATCAGAGGTTTCCCCTCGTTTTCGTTCGTGGTCGAAAAGGTGGGTTATTTCGCTCGAAACAATCAACCAAGGGTGATCTGGCTTGGTGTGAGGGCCAATCAACTTCTCCACAGGCTCTACGACGAAACCAAGGCTGAACTGGCCAAGCACAGTTTTAGCTTTGAGGAGAGGTTCTCACCGCACATAACGATCGGTAGAATCAAAGATTTCCCAGCAGCTTGGCAACATCTGATAGAAGACATCACCTACGATCCCATAACAGTTGCGGTGGATCGAATCGTCGTGTACTCTTCCACTCTCACGCCTAAAGGTTCGATCTACAGAAAGGTTTATGAGTGTCTCTTTGAAGGAGGTTTGATTGAGCATGAATGA
- the pgsA gene encoding CDP-diacylglycerol--glycerol-3-phosphate 3-phosphatidyltransferase — protein MNVPNTVTLSRLVLTVPVFLAIEARSWKLALLFFVLGALSDYLDGFLARKLNQVTSTGKVIDQIVDKVFVNSTLIALIPLVPAWLVAFIVARDTVVSAVRILAASKGTIVQANIYGKLKTVVQMILIVVVLFFRSLSVSLAALEVILIYLCAFFTMLSAIVYLYQNRKALGG, from the coding sequence ATGAACGTGCCCAACACGGTCACACTTTCGAGACTGGTACTGACTGTTCCAGTCTTCCTTGCGATCGAAGCGAGATCGTGGAAGTTGGCTCTGTTGTTCTTCGTACTTGGAGCGCTCAGCGATTATTTGGATGGTTTCCTCGCCAGGAAGTTGAACCAGGTCACAAGCACGGGCAAAGTCATCGATCAGATCGTCGACAAAGTCTTCGTCAACTCCACACTCATAGCCCTCATACCCCTGGTCCCAGCATGGTTGGTCGCGTTCATCGTGGCGAGGGATACCGTCGTGAGCGCCGTGAGGATCTTGGCAGCCAGCAAGGGAACGATAGTTCAGGCCAACATCTATGGAAAGCTGAAGACAGTTGTGCAGATGATCCTCATAGTCGTGGTACTGTTCTTCAGAAGTCTTTCCGTCTCACTTGCTGCGCTGGAGGTAATCCTGATATATCTGTGTGCGTTCTTCACAATGCTGTCGGCTATAGTGTATCTTTACCAGAACAGGAAAGCGCTGGGGGGATGA